A window of the Zeugodacus cucurbitae isolate PBARC_wt_2022May chromosome 2, idZeuCucr1.2, whole genome shotgun sequence genome harbors these coding sequences:
- the LOC105213318 gene encoding adiponectin receptor protein, giving the protein MEEDKSTTILMARDLAKEECFADGKMAMGNATDNNSDLESPVHSCVESILRSDGDDDDEDLIFQEVKMILRKRRGWGPEDSLSANDLDLLEYDDELVEEDDAGCPLPSTPEDTQLIEAEMTEVLKAGVLSDEIDLGALAHNAAEQAEEFVRKVWEASWMVCHYKNLPKWLQDNDFLHRGHRPPLPSFSACFKSIFRVHTETGNIWTHLLGCVAFIGVALYFLSRPSVEIQIQEKIIFGAFFAGAIICLGFSFAFHTLSCHSVEIGRLFSKLDYCGIALLIMGSFVPWLYYGFYCHYQPKVIYLSVVCVLGSLSIIVSLWDKFSEPGLRPLRAGVFMSFGLSGIIPAIHYSLMEGWFSKISQASLGWLILMGLLYILGALLYALRVPERWFPGKFDIWFQSHQLFHILVIAAAFVHYHGISEMAMYRVTVGECTVPHEPITF; this is encoded by the exons atggaaGAGGATAAATCTACAACAATTCTTATGGCTCGTGATCTCGCTAAAGAAGAATGCTTTGCTGATGGTAAGATGGCAATGGGAAATGCAACAGATAACAACAGCGATTTGGAATCGCCAGTGCACTCCTGTGTAGAATCGATTTTACGCAGCGATGGAGATGACGACGATGAAGATCTCATTTTCCAGGAGGTCAAAATGATATTGCGTAAACGCAGAGGTTGGGGACCCGAAGATTCACTAAGCGCTAACGACTTGGATTTACTTGAGTATGATGATGAGTTGGTGGAGGAAGACGATGCTGGCTGTCCCTTGCCCTCTACACCAGAGGACACACAATTGATTGAAGCAGAG ATGACCGAGGTATTGAAGGCGGGCGTCTTATCGGATGAGATCGATTTGGGTGCATTAGCACACAATGCTGCCGAACAAGCAGAAGAGTTCGTCCGTAAG GTTTGGGAGGCTAGTTGGATGGTatgtcattataaaaatttacccAAATGGCTGCAGGACAATGACTTTCTACACCGCGGTCATCGCCCACCACTGCCCTCATTCAGTGCCTGCTTCAAGTCGATATTTCGTGTGCACACCGAAACCGGCAACATCTGGACACATTTGCTCGGCTGTGTGGCTTTCATTGGTGTTGCGTTGTACTTTTTGTCACGTCCATCCgttgaaatacaaattcaaGAGAAAATCATATTTGGCGCCTTCTTTGCCGGTGCGATCATTTGCCTTGGCTTCTCATTCGCTTTTCACACGCTTAGCTGTCACTCGGTGGAGATTGGAAGACTGTTTTCAAA GTTAGATTACTGTGGTATTGCGCTACTGATTATGGGTTCGTTTGTGCCCTGGTTGTATTATGGTTTCTATTGTCATTATCAACCGAAAGTCATCTACTTATCTGTGGTATGCGTTTTGGGATCGCTCTCGATTATTGTTTCGCTGTGGGATAAATTCTCTGAACCTGGTTTGCGTCCACTACGTGCTGGCGTCTTCATGAGTTTTGGGCTCTCTGGCATCATACCGGCAATACATTACAGTCTGATGGAGGGTTGGTTTAGCAAAATCAGTCAAGCTAGTTTGGGTTGGCTAATACTGATGG GCCTGCTTTATATACTTGGCGCACTCTTATATGCTTTGCGTGTGCCGGAACGTTGGTTCCCCGGCAAGTTTGATATATGG TTCCAATCGCATCAATTGTTCCATATACTCGTAATTGCGGCCGCATTCGTGCATTATCATGGCATCTCCGAGATGGCAATGTATCGCGTAACGGTCGGCGAATGTACTGTACCTCACGAACCAATCACGTTCTAA
- the LOC105213319 gene encoding thioredoxin domain-containing protein 9: protein MANMLENQLLTAAQMIERQLDQQLDQLENLDSDDLKSIREQRLKEMKDLNRKKQEWLKNGHGTYTELADEKEFFEVSKKSPNIVCHFYRDSTERCRIVDMHLKILASKHVEAKFCKVNAEKSPFLTQRLRIKVIPTIALVKDSKTKDFIVGFTDLGNCDDFSTEMLEWRIAQSGAIDYKGDLMTPPDVKKKAYINRVNKTIRSGYDSDDSDIDFDD from the exons ATGGCTAACATGTTGGAAAATCAATTGCTGACGGCTGCTCAAATGATTGAAAGGCAGTTGGATCAACAATTGGATCAGCTGGAGAATTTGGATTCCGATGATTTGAAATCAATACGAGAACAACGTCTCAAAGAAATGAAAGATCTTAACCGTAAAAAGCAGGAGTGGCTTAAAAAT GGCCATGGCACATACACCGAATTGGCTGATGAAAAAGAATTCTTTGAAGTATCAAAAAAGTCTCCGAACATTGTCTGTCATTTCTATCGAGACTCCACAGAACGCTGCCGCATTGTTGATATGCATCTGAAAATACTTGCAAGTAAACATGTAGAGGCGAAATTCTGTAAAGTGAATGCTGAGAAGTCACCTTTCTTAACGCAAAGACTGCGCATAAAAGTGATTCCAACCATTGCACTTGTTAAGGACAGTAAAACGAAGGACTTTATAGTGGGATTCACCGACTTGGGTAACTGCGATGATTTTTCGACAGAAATGTTGGAATGGCGAATAGCACAATCTGGTGCCATTGATTATAAG GGTGACCTTATGACTCCACCTGATGTGAAGAAGAAGGCATACATCAACCGTGTTAACAAGACCATTCGCAGCGGGTATGACTCAGATGATTCTGACATAGATTTTGATGATTAA